A genomic region of Podarcis raffonei isolate rPodRaf1 chromosome 13, rPodRaf1.pri, whole genome shotgun sequence contains the following coding sequences:
- the TMEM88 gene encoding transmembrane protein 88: MMGLDTRSQKAVSGSLEHESGAGVSPLPPPPYGGEGALELRGSLDCWACAVLVTVQNLLVGGLNVLFVGVIFGLILLPAGVLLGFGFLCHSKFLHTQEPYCTAHLNDASSVALLVVGFTLLVPLLVLALAAYCRLARRLQLGYCLVPYSKAVYKNLPASHYHSSGCCCSQDFEPVEKVWV; this comes from the exons ATGATGGGCCTGGACACTCGCTCGCAGAAAGCCGTGTCGGGGTCCCTGGAACACGAGAGTGGGGCGGGGGTCTCCCCGCTGCCGCCCCCTCCCTACGGCGGGGAAGGGGCCTTGGAGCTGCGGGGGTCTCTGGACTGCTGGGCGTGTGCCGTGCTGGTCACAGTCCAGAACCTGCTGGTCGGGGGCCTCAACGTCCTCTTTGTGGGGGTCATATTTGGGCTGATCCTGCTCCCGGCCGGGGTGCTGCTGGGGTTCGGGTTCCTGTGCCATTCCAAG tTCTTACACACCCAGGAGCCCTACTGCACGGCCCACCTGAACGACGCCTCCTCCGTGGCGCTCCTGGTGGTGGGCTTCACCCTCCTGGTGCCCCTCCTGGTCTTGGCGCTGGCTGCCTACTGCCGCCTGGCCCGCCGGCTCCAGCTGGGCTACTGCCTCGTCCCCTACAGCAAGGCTGTCTACAAGAACCTGCCCGCGTCCCATTACCACAGCTCCGGGTGCTGCTGCAGCCAGGATTTCGAGCCAGTGGAGAAAGTCTGGGTTTGA